The window ATGTTCTTATCTCAACCAACAATGAGTACAAGCTTTGCGATTTCGGCTCTGTATGCGGTATTATAAGACTTCCCAGGAATTCCCAAGAGCTATCATATGTTCAGCAGGACAttctgaaaaatacaacagCACAATACCGGTCGCCGGAGATGATTGACATATTTCGCGGTCTGCCGATAGATGAAAAGTCGGATATATGGGCCCTGGGTATTTTTCTATACAAGCTTTGCTATTATACAACACCATTTGAAAAGGGTGGTGAACCCGCCATACTAAGCGGAAAGTTTGAATTTCCATTGTATCCGAACTATAGTGAACAGTTGAAGAGTTTAATACGGGATATATTGGTACAGAACCCCTGCCATAGACCCAGTGTTTTCCAATTACTAAAGAGAATATCAATTATGCAAAATGTTCCGTGTCCAATAAATGATATACAAACTGTGCAAGCACCTAGCAGTCATTTGAACTTGACAGAACTCCATCAGCTTTCTGCAACgcaaaatattcaaagttTAAACTCCCACTTAGTCATGGGAAATTCGATACCAACTACTGCATTCCAGTTCAGCACGCCTGTTAATATGGCAACAGCGCAAACACTTCctattaaagaagaatcaaATATATTTTATGACCCTACTTCGTGTAATTTTGCCAAGGATTCTCAGAGCCGTCTGAATAATGCATTAAGTCGCTCACCGTTTGAATTGGAAGCAGTTAGTGATTTGAATAATGTTAAAGATGAGGCAAATTCTACGACTAGGTTAAAGCAAACGATTGTTTCAGAAGCACATAATTTCAGGCAGAATAATTCATTGAACCTATCTCTGCCGAACATGATTCCTCACAACGATGATTCTTCGTCCTCATCAGATGAATCTTATCCAGGAGACACAGATGAATTAAAGAAGACGCAATCTCTAAGTTCATACTCCACGCGTAGTAACACTAAAAGAGACCAGCCTGTGGAAGAATATCTTACTTCTTCAAGCCTGCCGGGTAGTAGCTTCACAGCTGTGCATACAAAGGTTAATTTGGACCATAAAAGTTCATCGTTTAAGCCAACATCTACCAATACAGTTGATGGCCTCAAAAACAATACTTTAAGCCTTTCAAAGAATAACTTACCTGCATATGATTATGTGGGTGGATCTAAACAGGATTTGAAGAACTCCATCCAACAGCGTATGCTTGAGAAACTCAATTCTTCAGAGGAGTCGTTCAACGCTAGAAAGATATCCAATGTGAAGGAAGGTGGGCAAGAAGGGACGAATATCccaataattttgaaatcaaaagcCTCAACCTtaaaagacaaaaagataaaacCGACCCCTCCGCCTAAGCCTTTACACCTAAAGCCTAAGCCTCCTCCAAAACCACTGTTCTTAGCAGGGCAAAAGTTATCCTTGGAAAAGTAAAGATTCGGCTCAAAAATACTGGACGAGCTCAATGAAGAGTTAGTTAACATGTCAAA is drawn from Saccharomyces mikatae IFO 1815 strain IFO1815 genome assembly, chromosome: 14 and contains these coding sequences:
- the ARK1 gene encoding serine/threonine protein kinase ARK1 (similar to Saccharomyces cerevisiae PRK1 (YIL095W) and ARK1 (YNL020C); ancestral locus Anc_2.284), whose amino-acid sequence is MNQPQIGTYNVGTRLTVGSHQVEIIKYLTSGGFAQVYSVLISPPDPHTNTNVACLKRVIVPDKPSLNTLRAEVDAMRLLKNNRYVVSYIDSHAAKAILQNGSYEVFVLMEYCERGGLIDFMNTRLQNRLHEFEILQIISQVTQGVAAMHALQPPLIHRDIKIENVLISTNNEYKLCDFGSVCGIIRLPRNSQELSYVQQDILKNTTAQYRSPEMIDIFRGLPIDEKSDIWALGIFLYKLCYYTTPFEKGGEPAILSGKFEFPLYPNYSEQLKSLIRDILVQNPCHRPSVFQLLKRISIMQNVPCPINDIQTVQAPSSHLNLTELHQLSATQNIQSLNSHLVMGNSIPTTAFQFSTPVNMATAQTLPIKEESNIFYDPTSCNFAKDSQSRLNNALSRSPFELEAVSDLNNVKDEANSTTRLKQTIVSEAHNFRQNNSLNLSLPNMIPHNDDSSSSSDESYPGDTDELKKTQSLSSYSTRSNTKRDQPVEEYLTSSSLPGSSFTAVHTKVNLDHKSSSFKPTSTNTVDGLKNNTLSLSKNNLPAYDYVGGSKQDLKNSIQQRMLEKLNSSEESFNARKISNVKEGGQEGTNIPIILKSKASTLKDKKIKPTPPPKPLHLKPKPPPKPLFLAGQKLSLEK